One window of the Chryseotalea sp. WA131a genome contains the following:
- a CDS encoding NeuD/PglB/VioB family sugar acetyltransferase, whose amino-acid sequence MKNPVIILGANAVGRAAKEIFERNEVVIYGFLDDDKKLHKTEIDEATVYGVTDDDGFLKLIGKKCEAFVAVDETKVRKALVKMLQEVRHVQPVNAVHPQSMVSLKAEIGHGNFIDYGCYLAPSAKVGNHCLIQANATIGVETKLGDFVQVGAGSTINQNVTIEDEVFIGSGVTIVAGIKVGKGARIGAGSVVIAPVKAGDTVFGNPAQVVK is encoded by the coding sequence ATGAAAAACCCAGTTATTATTTTAGGAGCGAATGCCGTTGGCCGCGCAGCCAAGGAAATCTTTGAGAGGAATGAAGTAGTGATCTATGGTTTTTTAGATGATGATAAGAAATTACACAAAACTGAAATAGATGAAGCAACCGTTTACGGAGTTACCGATGACGATGGCTTTTTGAAGTTGATTGGGAAAAAGTGCGAAGCTTTTGTGGCAGTAGATGAAACCAAAGTGCGCAAGGCATTGGTGAAAATGCTACAGGAAGTACGGCATGTGCAACCTGTCAATGCGGTGCATCCTCAATCGATGGTATCATTGAAAGCCGAGATCGGTCATGGAAACTTTATCGATTATGGATGTTATTTAGCACCCTCTGCAAAGGTTGGCAACCACTGTTTGATTCAAGCCAATGCCACCATCGGGGTAGAGACTAAGTTGGGCGATTTTGTGCAAGTGGGGGCAGGTTCTACAATCAATCAGAACGTAACCATAGAAGATGAAGTATTCATCGGCTCAGGTGTTACGATTGTAGCGGGCATAAAAGTTGGCAAAGGAGCTCGAATTGGTGCTGGCTCGGTGGTGATTGCTCCTGTAAAGGCCGGTGATACGGTTTTTGGAAACCCTGCGCAGGTGGTAAAGTGA